A section of the Rubritalea squalenifaciens DSM 18772 genome encodes:
- a CDS encoding zf-TFIIB domain-containing protein, producing MKSPLHPETELVEFELEPGLTSWQCPISKGHWIQAPAYWQWHSTQPTSHTHSTVSKHEYQPVREARAGDGPHNGNRPALLCPESHCLLVRYRVGEGLSFYVDRSPSTGGIWLDPGEWEALKKHGLHASLHMIFSSSYQRKVSIQEAEDSMNARFFSEMSRMDADRLKSFAEWLVDQPNKRRIVAWLHEHIGNE from the coding sequence ATGAAAAGCCCACTCCATCCAGAGACTGAACTCGTGGAATTCGAGCTAGAACCAGGTCTGACTTCTTGGCAGTGCCCCATATCCAAAGGCCACTGGATTCAAGCACCTGCCTACTGGCAGTGGCACTCCACCCAGCCCACGTCTCACACTCACAGCACTGTAAGCAAGCATGAGTACCAGCCTGTCAGAGAAGCAAGAGCAGGTGACGGTCCTCACAACGGAAATCGTCCAGCCTTACTATGCCCTGAGAGCCATTGCCTATTGGTGAGATATCGGGTTGGTGAAGGGCTCAGTTTTTATGTAGACCGTAGTCCGAGCACAGGCGGGATATGGCTTGACCCAGGAGAATGGGAAGCCCTGAAAAAACATGGTCTCCATGCCTCCCTTCACATGATCTTCAGCTCATCATACCAACGAAAAGTGAGCATCCAGGAGGCTGAAGACTCTATGAATGCACGCTTTTTCAGTGAAATGTCACGGATGGATGCCGACCGCCTCAAGTCATTTGCAGAATGGCTCGTGGATCAACCAAACAAACGACGCATCGTAGCCTGGCTACACGAACATATTGGTAATGAGTAA
- a CDS encoding alpha/beta hydrolase, whose product MSKLRKYLVGDLSWKRMVLSLISIYLMLLVVAVFFAHKLVFYPPSDHYDETLPHLTLIDDGQGGKIATVHYQAAKGKPTIFWSHGNAEDIGQLTDLFREFSGLGYGVIAYDYPGYGLSDGAATEKTCYATIDKVWSHATEKLGIKEQDIILLGQSVGTGPTVYLAAKNQPACVVLLAPFTSIYRVGVKYPIFPCDMFPNISRIKDVHSPLLVVHGKNDSVIPHEHGQQLVAKHQGVNQLISLEKTDHNDIYFRNLDFVVSEINHFAEAHHSVIEE is encoded by the coding sequence ATGAGTAAGCTAAGAAAATATTTAGTTGGCGATCTAAGCTGGAAACGAATGGTCCTCTCCCTCATCAGCATCTATCTGATGCTGCTCGTAGTCGCGGTATTCTTTGCGCACAAACTGGTGTTTTACCCACCGAGTGATCATTATGATGAAACCCTCCCCCACTTAACTCTTATCGACGACGGCCAAGGCGGAAAGATCGCCACAGTCCATTACCAGGCCGCCAAGGGCAAGCCAACCATCTTCTGGTCCCACGGCAATGCAGAGGACATTGGCCAACTAACAGACCTGTTTCGGGAGTTTTCAGGCTTAGGATATGGAGTGATTGCCTACGACTACCCTGGTTATGGGCTAAGTGATGGTGCCGCCACGGAAAAGACATGTTACGCCACCATCGACAAAGTTTGGTCTCATGCCACTGAAAAACTCGGCATCAAGGAACAGGATATCATCCTGCTTGGACAATCAGTGGGTACTGGACCTACCGTGTATCTTGCAGCAAAAAACCAGCCTGCCTGCGTCGTCCTCCTGGCTCCATTCACCAGCATTTATCGTGTCGGCGTCAAATACCCCATATTCCCCTGTGACATGTTTCCTAACATCAGCAGAATCAAAGATGTCCACTCACCTCTACTCGTGGTGCATGGGAAGAATGATTCAGTCATCCCACACGAACATGGGCAGCAGCTCGTGGCCAAGCATCAGGGAGTCAACCAACTGATCAGCCTGGAGAAAACAGACCACAATGACATTTACTTCCGGAACTTAGACTTTGTCGTTAGCGAGATTAACCATTTCGCCGAAGCTCATCACTCTGTCATCGAAGAGTAA
- a CDS encoding NUDIX domain-containing protein, translating into MPTYRSNVAALIMNHRGEVLVCERKNFHGSWQFPQGGVDKGERKKEALYREVWEEVGLKKSHYKVLEKKGGYRYLYPPKIRKKKKYDGQKQTYYLCQLKKWAPSPYIGKNNPEFRDYDWVHPEDFHEEWLPDFKLEVYRQVMWDFFEVDLSTYSSMTE; encoded by the coding sequence ATGCCAACGTACCGATCCAATGTAGCAGCCCTGATCATGAACCATCGTGGTGAGGTTCTAGTCTGCGAGCGTAAGAATTTCCACGGATCTTGGCAATTTCCACAAGGTGGTGTAGACAAAGGTGAGAGGAAAAAAGAAGCTCTTTATCGAGAGGTGTGGGAGGAGGTAGGCTTGAAAAAATCTCATTATAAGGTCTTGGAGAAAAAGGGAGGGTACCGATATCTGTATCCTCCCAAGATCAGGAAAAAGAAGAAGTACGATGGCCAGAAGCAGACCTACTATCTGTGCCAGCTTAAGAAATGGGCCCCGTCTCCCTATATTGGCAAAAACAACCCCGAGTTCAGGGATTATGACTGGGTTCACCCGGAGGATTTTCACGAAGAGTGGCTACCAGACTTCAAGCTTGAGGTGTATAGGCAGGTGATGTGGGATTTTTTCGAAGTAGATCTGAGCACTTACTCTTCGATGACAGAGTGA